Proteins from a genomic interval of Polyodon spathula isolate WHYD16114869_AA chromosome 1, ASM1765450v1, whole genome shotgun sequence:
- the LOC121317204 gene encoding growth arrest-specific protein 1-like translates to MANFACLIQCFSRMVWLFVGLIMVFGSISLTLPAHGRRMICWQAIMKCQGEGECNYAYGQYVEACSSIISRDRHRCPSHCISALIQLNHTKNGPALEDCDCAQDERCRATKRAIEPCLPRTSGVLGCTEARRQCDRDPRCSSAMRNYLIHCGKLFNGIRCTDECRAVIDDMRYVPKAALLNDCVCDGMERPICEAIKDNMARLCFGSDFNTGSGGSDDDDDYEDYSDDPVIVDYPSKDNGGCPLIPLNVLTLMASILLLSPFL, encoded by the coding sequence ATGGCAAATTTTGCCTGTTTGATTCAGTGCTTCAGCCGGATGGTCTGGCTTTTTGTGGGCTTAATCATGGTTTTCGGTTCAATTTCATTGACTTTACCTGCCCATGGCCGTCGGATGATATGCTGGCAAGCCATCATGAAGTGCCAGGGTGAAGGGGAATGCAACTATGCTTACGGGCAGTATGTTGAAGCCTGCTCCTCGATAATAAGCAGAGATCGCCACCGGTGCCCAAGTCACTGCATCTCTGCTCTCATTCAGCTGAACCACACTAAGAATGGACCAGCTCTGGAGGACTGTGATTGTGCTCAGGATGAGCGTTGCAGAGCAACCAAGCGAGCAATCGAGCCCTGTTTGCCAAGGACTAGTGGAGTCTTGGGTTGCACAGAAGCAAGGCGCCAGTGCGATAGGGACCCCCGGTGCAGCAGTGCCATGCGTAATTATTTAATCCactgtggcaaacttttcaaCGGGATTCGGTGCACTGATGAGTGCAGAGCTGTAATAGACGACATGCGGTATGTGCCTAAAGCAGCCCTTTTGAACGATTGTGTCTGTGATGGAATGGAGAGGCCCATTTGCGAGGCAATAAAGGATAACATGGCAAGGCTTTGCTTCGGGTCTGATTTCAACACCGGCAGCGGTGGGTCAGACGATGACGACGACTACGAAGACTATAGTGACGATCCAGTCATAGTGGACTACCCCAGCAAAGACAATGGTGGATGTCCTTTGATACCCCTAAATGTTTTGACTTTGATGGCATCCATTTTGCTTCTGTCTCCTTTTCTTTAA